A genomic segment from Methanolobus zinderi encodes:
- a CDS encoding Nre family DNA repair protein: MNSSLCVKCKGKGLCGRPFCPILEKFRSVESVFSKSPGASGETSIFGASPPSVFVGRHNYPEVRAGPMIPPELEGDEAIQLEDPKSLLKMGIQDVISSRSRLVRANTGINVKHARKPDNPLIERSQELALSKKPVDTEAWFSKPIQNKLKFDNVLTPMGPSGELKKFDITENPKVPKKVDSLVYDTDALAKDAISELWDSSVPAEHITRLFSIGLLGQERRLVPTRWSITAVDDLVGKDLLGNIRDYQQISDIQVFSGGVFGNHFEVLLMPRAFSFELIEVWMPRAVWSGQSTWIDSDNEGFSGKKGYSNLAGGYYAGRLGVLEYLKKIRRQASVFAVREIRPDYWAPLGVWVVREGIRDAMNSTPRVFESVESALNDMSTRIKTPYGKWKEKAMMLSDLQAQRTLDSFFNI; the protein is encoded by the coding sequence TTGAACAGCAGCCTATGTGTCAAATGTAAGGGAAAAGGACTTTGCGGACGTCCTTTTTGCCCAATACTGGAAAAATTCAGGTCAGTAGAATCAGTATTCTCAAAAAGCCCAGGTGCTTCAGGTGAAACATCCATATTCGGAGCATCCCCACCTTCTGTTTTTGTAGGCAGACATAATTATCCGGAGGTACGGGCGGGTCCCATGATACCACCGGAGCTGGAGGGAGATGAAGCAATTCAGCTTGAAGACCCTAAGTCCCTGCTTAAAATGGGAATCCAGGACGTCATATCATCCCGTTCCAGGCTGGTCAGGGCAAACACCGGAATAAATGTAAAGCATGCCCGCAAACCTGACAATCCTCTTATAGAAAGATCACAGGAGCTGGCACTATCTAAAAAACCAGTGGATACCGAGGCCTGGTTCAGCAAGCCCATACAGAACAAGCTCAAATTCGATAATGTGCTCACCCCCATGGGACCTTCGGGAGAGTTGAAGAAATTCGATATCACTGAGAACCCGAAGGTTCCGAAAAAAGTAGATTCTCTTGTATACGATACCGATGCGCTTGCAAAGGATGCGATCTCGGAATTATGGGATAGCAGCGTGCCTGCAGAGCATATCACACGTCTTTTCTCCATTGGCCTGCTGGGACAGGAGAGACGTCTTGTACCTACAAGATGGTCAATAACCGCAGTAGATGACCTTGTGGGAAAGGATCTGCTTGGAAACATAAGAGACTACCAGCAAATAAGTGATATACAGGTTTTCAGCGGAGGTGTTTTCGGCAACCATTTCGAGGTTCTGCTCATGCCACGTGCATTTAGCTTCGAGCTCATAGAAGTATGGATGCCACGTGCAGTCTGGTCAGGACAGAGCACCTGGATAGATTCTGATAATGAGGGTTTTTCAGGGAAAAAAGGGTATTCCAACCTTGCAGGAGGATACTACGCCGGCAGATTAGGTGTTCTTGAATATCTGAAAAAGATTCGCAGACAGGCCTCGGTATTTGCAGTCAGGGAGATCAGGCCGGATTACTGGGCACCCCTTGGTGTATGGGTAGTGCGTGAAGGAATAAGGGATGCCATGAATTCAACACCCAGGGTCTTCGAGTCAGTGGAATCGGCACTGAATGATATGTCCACCCGTATCAAAACACCATATGGAAAATGGAAAGAAAAGGCCATGATGCTATCTGATTTACAAGCGCAGCGGACCCTTGACTCTTTTTTCAATATTTGA
- a CDS encoding inorganic phosphate transporter, whose translation MAWNIGANDLANAMGTSVGSGALSIKQVIIVAAIFEFAGAVFFGKRVTTTIAKGIVPIDSISLLDSHLVAIGMLAAVLAAGFWITLATFYNLPVSTTHSIVGAVLGFGLIAAYNGIIALGDIQWGVLIKIVGSWLVSPLLGALLAFLIFSLIRYFILQKTDDPYNIEKKFVGLQILTACYIAFAHGSNDVANAVGPLYAGLHALELAGLTIPLWVMLVGGFGMILGLATWGYRVIETIGTKITELTPTRGFSAEFATASVVVLHSFSSLPISTTHTLVGSVIGVGLAGGLAAVDLSVIWKIVVSWIVTVPVAALTSALVFTALMGIGI comes from the coding sequence ATGGCATGGAATATTGGCGCAAACGATCTTGCCAATGCCATGGGAACGTCTGTAGGTAGCGGTGCGCTTTCTATAAAACAGGTTATTATCGTTGCAGCAATCTTTGAGTTCGCAGGTGCTGTCTTTTTTGGAAAACGGGTTACAACCACTATTGCCAAAGGCATAGTACCTATCGATTCTATCAGTCTGCTTGACTCGCATCTTGTAGCTATCGGGATGCTTGCTGCTGTTCTTGCTGCCGGTTTCTGGATCACGCTGGCTACTTTTTATAATCTACCGGTCTCAACGACCCACTCAATTGTCGGAGCAGTTCTTGGTTTTGGTTTAATAGCTGCATATAACGGCATTATTGCTTTAGGAGACATACAGTGGGGAGTTCTTATAAAGATCGTCGGAAGCTGGCTGGTATCTCCTCTTCTTGGTGCTTTGCTTGCCTTTTTGATCTTCTCGCTTATCCGGTATTTCATATTACAGAAAACCGATGATCCGTATAATATAGAGAAGAAATTTGTGGGTCTTCAGATCCTGACCGCATGTTACATAGCATTCGCACATGGTTCAAACGATGTGGCAAATGCTGTCGGACCACTCTATGCAGGACTTCATGCTCTGGAACTTGCAGGCTTGACCATCCCGCTCTGGGTCATGTTAGTGGGAGGATTTGGTATGATCCTGGGTCTTGCAACCTGGGGATACAGGGTTATTGAAACAATCGGTACCAAGATAACAGAACTTACTCCCACAAGAGGATTCTCGGCCGAGTTTGCAACGGCTTCTGTGGTAGTTCTGCACAGTTTCAGCTCCCTTCCCATCTCGACCACACACACGCTTGTAGGCTCTGTTATAGGCGTGGGTCTTGCAGGTGGTCTTGCAGCGGTTGATTTAAGTGTGATATGGAAGATAGTTGTTTCCTGGATAGTAACAGTGCCCGTTGCGGCATTAACATCCGCACTCGTATTTACAGCACTAATGGGGATTGGAATATGA